The following are encoded together in the Spiroplasma apis B31 genome:
- the lon gene encoding endopeptidase La, which translates to MNISKKLPLLVTRGSYVYPTFEQVLEIGRDKTTLAVKEAVANHEGLILIVSQKKPLEDDPKIEDLFTFGVLAKVSVKKEWKDGTLTVNIKAISRTEIKSIELNDYYTAEYEEKELNKNEDKTALDKITKYIKVMITSQDEFPSEMEDILKDTGPHINPSYLVDSAAHLMPFMPIEKKQAILEELDPVKRITIINDFLDEKRQSADIETSISKKIKSRVDEQQREFYLREKLKAIKDELGDMDGEGDDMKKYRSRLDNEPFPENIKKRILQEIDRYEGLPAASSEANIIRSYIDWMMQTPWWEKSEEKTDLKFARNILDKYHYGLEKVKERIIEYLAVKQNTNKVKGQIITLVGPPGVGKTSLAKSIAESMGRGFVKIALGGIKDESEIRGHRKTYIGAMPGRIIQGMKKAGVKNPVFLLDEIDKMASDYRGDPASAMLEVLDPEQNSKFSDHYLEEEYDLSDVVFIATANYPDNIPEALYDRMEIIELSSYTEIEKLKIADEYLVPKVLDDHAVTKEQLNFTKESLSEIIKHYTREAGVRQLERWIASITRKFVVKMLNKELEKLEVTPQVVNELLKKRIFEHTEKEKQPQVGVVTGLAYTQFGGDILPIEVNHFPGKGGLILTGKLGDVMKESATIAYDFVKANYKAFDIPKEVFTENDIHIHVPEGAVPKDGPSAGITITSAIVSALTNKPVPKDIGMTGEITLRGLVFPIGGLREKSISAHRSGLKKILIPFKNTKDIDDIPEEVRNELEIVPVEKYEQVYEHVFGVKAKEFTTELPIATISNKPDEASH; encoded by the coding sequence ATGAATATTAGTAAAAAATTACCGTTACTTGTAACACGTGGAAGTTATGTATATCCAACATTTGAACAAGTTTTGGAAATTGGTAGAGATAAAACTACCTTGGCGGTTAAAGAAGCTGTAGCTAATCACGAAGGACTAATCCTAATCGTATCGCAAAAAAAACCACTTGAAGATGATCCTAAAATTGAAGATTTATTCACATTTGGAGTATTAGCGAAGGTTAGCGTTAAAAAAGAATGAAAAGATGGTACTTTAACTGTTAATATTAAAGCAATTTCAAGAACAGAAATTAAATCAATCGAATTAAATGATTATTACACTGCAGAATACGAGGAAAAAGAATTAAACAAAAACGAAGATAAAACTGCATTAGATAAAATAACAAAATATATCAAAGTTATGATTACTTCTCAAGATGAATTTCCTTCTGAAATGGAAGACATACTAAAAGACACTGGTCCACACATAAATCCGAGTTATTTAGTTGATAGTGCAGCACATTTAATGCCTTTCATGCCAATAGAAAAAAAACAAGCTATATTAGAAGAATTGGACCCAGTTAAGAGAATTACAATTATTAATGACTTTTTAGATGAAAAACGTCAATCTGCTGACATCGAGACTTCTATTAGCAAGAAAATAAAATCAAGAGTTGATGAACAACAAAGAGAATTTTATTTAAGAGAAAAATTAAAGGCTATTAAAGACGAATTAGGAGATATGGATGGTGAAGGAGATGATATGAAAAAATATCGCTCACGCCTTGATAATGAACCATTTCCTGAAAACATTAAAAAAAGAATTTTACAAGAAATTGATCGTTATGAGGGACTTCCCGCAGCTTCTAGTGAGGCTAACATAATTAGGTCATATATTGATTGAATGATGCAAACTCCATGATGAGAAAAATCAGAAGAAAAAACTGATTTGAAGTTTGCGAGAAACATACTTGATAAATACCACTACGGTTTAGAAAAAGTAAAAGAAAGAATTATCGAATATCTTGCTGTTAAACAAAATACAAATAAAGTTAAAGGACAAATCATTACTCTAGTTGGACCTCCGGGTGTTGGTAAAACAAGTTTAGCAAAATCTATTGCTGAATCAATGGGTAGAGGTTTTGTAAAGATTGCTTTAGGTGGTATTAAAGACGAATCAGAAATAAGAGGGCACAGAAAAACTTATATAGGTGCTATGCCAGGTAGAATCATTCAAGGTATGAAAAAAGCAGGAGTTAAAAACCCAGTTTTCTTACTAGATGAAATTGATAAAATGGCTAGTGATTATAGAGGTGACCCTGCTTCTGCAATGTTAGAAGTTTTAGACCCTGAACAAAACTCAAAATTCTCTGATCACTATTTAGAAGAAGAATATGATTTAAGTGATGTTGTATTTATTGCAACAGCAAACTATCCTGATAATATTCCTGAAGCTCTTTACGACAGAATGGAAATTATTGAGTTATCTAGTTACACAGAAATAGAAAAATTAAAAATAGCAGATGAATATTTGGTACCTAAAGTATTAGATGATCATGCTGTTACAAAAGAGCAATTAAACTTTACTAAGGAAAGTTTAAGTGAAATAATCAAGCATTATACTCGTGAAGCAGGAGTACGTCAATTGGAAAGATGAATCGCTTCTATTACAAGAAAATTTGTAGTAAAAATGCTAAATAAAGAACTAGAAAAACTTGAAGTAACTCCTCAAGTAGTTAACGAGTTATTGAAAAAACGAATATTTGAGCACACTGAAAAAGAAAAACAACCACAAGTTGGGGTAGTAACTGGTTTAGCTTACACTCAATTCGGGGGAGATATTCTTCCAATTGAAGTAAATCATTTCCCTGGTAAAGGTGGATTAATTTTAACTGGTAAATTAGGTGATGTTATGAAGGAATCTGCAACAATCGCTTATGACTTTGTAAAGGCAAATTATAAAGCCTTTGATATCCCTAAAGAAGTTTTCACAGAAAACGATATCCATATCCACGTTCCAGAAGGAGCTGTTCCAAAAGATGGACCAAGTGCTGGTATTACAATAACATCAGCAATTGTGTCAGCCTTAACAAATAAACCGGTTCCAAAAGATATTGGTATGACTGGTGAAATAACTCTAAGAGGATTAGTTTTCCCAATTGGAGGATTAAGAGAAAAATCAATTTCTGCTCATAGAAGTGGTTTGAAAAAAATATTGATACCATTTAAAAACACTAAGGATATAGATGATATTCCAGAGGAAGTTAGAAATGAATTAGAAATTGTTCCTGTTGAAAAATATGAGCAAGTTTATGAACACGTTTTTGGTGTAAAAGCAAAAGAGTTCACAACTGAATTACCAATTGCAACAATTTCAAACAAACCAGATGAAGCATCACATTAA
- the tig gene encoding trigger factor codes for MKFSAKKSAQNVQGIWTVTIDGEEWKKAVAKGKNKAAAKIQIPGFRVGKAPKEKIEQYLTPVKYLNAAVQSVLSKAWDFAKEQKTDIQPFNSPVPTPKKVSETSCELEFVFDLRPEIEISEYKGLKSKDLVKEKIEVTNEDLEKAIDQYREKFVMEKERGPEDKIKKGDNVKFDFEGFIDGVSFKGGKGTDFQLIIGSGNMIPGFEDAMIGKKLGKTKIKVTFPVDYTKELSGKEAEFELNIKSIKERILPNKDDELAKDLNLPNIKTYKELEDSIKKQILEQKTNIQKNTFVNKIIDKIIEKSNIQLPKSVVDKEIDNLFKEFESKVLSQKLTMKDYKKQTGLTDADIREELFDDAKRKICSYLVTDKVRNTEKFEATKEELDAKYQMLASQFNLELDYIKNVILPEEQVKEEIIREKLVTFLYENNG; via the coding sequence ATGAAATTTAGTGCGAAAAAATCTGCACAAAATGTGCAAGGTATATGAACTGTAACAATTGATGGAGAAGAATGAAAAAAGGCAGTTGCTAAAGGTAAAAATAAAGCGGCAGCAAAAATTCAAATACCTGGTTTCAGAGTTGGGAAAGCACCCAAAGAGAAAATTGAACAATATTTAACACCAGTTAAGTACTTAAATGCAGCAGTTCAATCAGTTTTATCAAAGGCTTGAGACTTTGCTAAAGAGCAAAAAACTGACATTCAACCTTTTAATTCACCGGTTCCAACACCAAAAAAAGTATCTGAAACTTCTTGTGAACTTGAATTTGTATTTGATTTAAGACCAGAAATAGAGATTAGTGAATACAAAGGTTTAAAATCAAAAGACCTAGTTAAAGAGAAAATTGAAGTAACAAATGAAGACTTAGAAAAAGCAATCGATCAATACAGAGAAAAATTTGTTATGGAAAAAGAAAGAGGACCAGAAGATAAAATCAAAAAAGGGGACAATGTAAAGTTTGACTTCGAAGGATTTATTGATGGAGTAAGTTTCAAAGGTGGAAAAGGTACCGATTTCCAATTAATAATTGGTTCTGGTAATATGATTCCTGGTTTTGAAGATGCTATGATTGGTAAAAAGTTAGGTAAAACAAAAATAAAAGTAACTTTCCCTGTTGACTACACAAAGGAATTATCTGGTAAAGAAGCGGAATTTGAATTAAATATTAAATCTATCAAAGAAAGAATTCTACCAAATAAAGACGATGAGTTGGCAAAGGATTTAAATCTACCAAACATTAAAACTTACAAAGAGTTAGAAGATAGTATCAAAAAACAAATTTTAGAACAAAAAACTAATATTCAAAAGAATACTTTTGTAAATAAAATCATTGATAAAATCATTGAAAAATCAAATATTCAATTACCAAAGTCAGTAGTTGACAAAGAAATTGATAACTTATTTAAAGAGTTTGAAAGTAAAGTTTTAAGTCAAAAACTTACAATGAAAGACTATAAAAAACAAACAGGTTTAACTGATGCTGACATTAGAGAAGAATTATTTGATGATGCAAAACGTAAAATTTGTAGTTATTTAGTAACTGATAAAGTGCGTAATACCGAAAAATTTGAAGCTACTAAAGAAGAACTAGATGCTAAGTATCAAATGCTAGCAAGTCAATTTAATCTTGAGTTAGATTACATCAAAAATGTTATCTTACCCGAAGAACAAGTTAAAGAAGAAATTATAAGAGAAAAATTAGTTACTTTCTTATATGAAAATAATGGATAA
- a CDS encoding replication-associated recombination protein A produces MVKSLSFLLRPNSLDNIVGQTHLLNKKNGIIYKMKEKNFITNIIFYGPPGIGKTSMAISLANDLNLEYICFNAANDKKDKLLKIVENSKNKKIVLLIDEIHRMNRNIQDFLLEFIESREITVFLTTTENPFFVINPAIRSRCTIMKLNNITLEEMQDGLVKILKNNHIDLQFEKDAFEHLCNYANGDLRVAINAIEIIFNLYKDQKIDVEIINAIFNKSYIRGSGVGDEFHDLKSALQKSIRGSDVNAALHYWSRLMELGDYETLMRRMIIIAYEDVGLANPAIATRVYQACEVFRKVGMPEGRLVLGMAIIEMALSEKSNSSYLAINEALDDVDKGNTPPIPNFLRDTSYKNAKELGYGLGYKYPHNFENDWVEQQYLPNEIKNREYFKFKPHSAYEKKLKEIYYKFTNKK; encoded by the coding sequence ATGGTTAAGTCGCTTAGTTTCTTGTTGAGACCAAACTCTTTGGATAATATAGTTGGTCAGACACATTTATTAAATAAAAAAAACGGAATAATTTATAAAATGAAAGAAAAAAATTTCATAACTAACATCATTTTTTATGGACCACCAGGTATCGGAAAAACCTCTATGGCTATCTCATTAGCTAATGACTTGAACTTAGAATATATTTGTTTTAATGCTGCTAATGACAAAAAAGATAAACTTTTAAAAATTGTGGAAAATTCAAAAAACAAAAAAATAGTTTTATTAATTGATGAAATACATAGAATGAATCGTAACATCCAAGATTTTTTATTAGAGTTTATTGAGTCACGTGAGATTACTGTATTTTTAACAACGACCGAAAATCCCTTTTTTGTCATCAATCCAGCTATTCGAAGCAGATGTACTATAATGAAATTAAATAATATCACTTTGGAAGAAATGCAAGATGGCTTAGTAAAGATATTAAAGAACAACCATATAGACTTGCAATTTGAAAAAGATGCATTTGAACATTTGTGTAATTATGCAAATGGCGATTTAAGAGTCGCTATTAATGCAATAGAAATCATCTTTAATTTATACAAAGATCAAAAAATAGATGTTGAAATTATAAATGCAATATTTAATAAGTCTTACATTAGAGGTAGTGGTGTTGGTGATGAATTCCACGATTTAAAGAGTGCGCTACAAAAATCAATAAGAGGAAGTGATGTTAATGCCGCACTACATTATTGATCTAGACTTATGGAATTAGGTGACTACGAAACCTTGATGAGAAGAATGATAATTATTGCCTATGAAGATGTTGGTTTGGCAAATCCAGCTATAGCTACTAGGGTTTACCAAGCATGTGAGGTTTTTAGAAAAGTTGGTATGCCAGAAGGAAGATTAGTTTTGGGAATGGCTATTATTGAAATGGCTTTAAGTGAAAAGTCTAACTCATCGTATTTAGCCATTAATGAAGCACTAGATGATGTAGATAAAGGTAATACACCACCAATTCCTAATTTTTTAAGAGATACTAGTTATAAAAACGCAAAAGAGCTAGGTTATGGTTTAGGGTATAAATATCCTCATAATTTTGAAAATGATTGAGTAGAACAACAATATCTTCCTAATGAAATAAAAAACCGTGAGTATTTTAAATTCAAACCACACTCAGCTTATGAGAAAAAATTAAAAGAAATTTATTATAAATTTACTAATAAAAAATAA
- a CDS encoding ABC transporter permease → MKKSNLSWLVIKSGFKNSFKNPLQLIGLSFLIAISLIACLFMNVAYQRIEKNYHNLSTQSNLRDFIVDSQKSPKISFNENDIIGGETILNYSNQDLYQQYLLNVISNKGKKFEEGEIKGKNFFDWSRTESRLFTNIKNGVTELNIKGVTKTSIVKVNEQKELEEHINVDKLVVYSGQNFSNDKSLALHQIIIQDTFAKKNNIFLGDIIRLVPDQYGNQLLVKKDVHDLPFGIGKDINDPINGIEKSVYKSIMWFQVIGTGSSIDFVYPSINNTKSLPNNSKEMIAYLSPEVFGLTLESISEEYYLYSYNFSKAKLVANSESEREIYFSGSFIDREKNTIEQISAFNNQWVKSGNISTDNLKLFYSNKDPSYKFFSRVTILNNVLYIYKVLSTVTTVIISLVCLFVTVLLIKKQLADTKSKMGTFKALGCSNMNLINFFLITPIIVALGGFIIAYLMMVGLQEVFVNAFSSYFNISYGKFTYCAEYAPVILLGAIVILVLISFYNAFLVLNNKAIVLLVGDSSQKLSWLDRFYKGFYKKSSKSAKLHAALMISSKVKVLGSTLILLISTILISFSVMLPTIVSNNKKESFKGLNYQDIVEYTNPIANNPSTFLKTYNPNKKDDWSYLNGKNIVEDFSESNKKKQKYITSYPLIDIEGKPTYDFNKILKDLIVGDVSRNYYSYNIPIVESNPDSELVLNELSKNNYANWKNLSIRYLELLDNISIPDSNNFPGPYKAIASILNQWSDYSELVNIVYEKSNEVKDTIDPKYKKLAGIALSQKLINFYKKSINALPLKVNSNFIKDGALSAELLEKIDYNTQILTIDDFDVINKEVKTPFKFASTEDVGLLIDNANTKWTKLLKDFLNDFSSKTSELSFQGKPISNTDFENLNIDELQEINTYLVLWYWIHFEGKIGTSFIQSIYQKETSQVQDNMKKALLKNEDYNITYNVVPFDKENDELGTMLHGVFEVGNSKNNINILGLEPSTKAVSLIDSQNRDIKENLFKNLNDNYKEYIPIIVNQTFAKKLSVNVKDNLEITINQKLITNNSNEPISLEAVKMGIQNKNGDNQYLTEYNKNYYAYNETDTGWSTNESIKTATISDKSIAPKSLSEISNQTEIQEAASKSNIKSSLLSSQKKFVVVGIQDGYGEPKSWISNENANKILGYDEAEKFFFNNFFINEWYKKDALKNFDNIDIFEDLTPEKWINWLTYFDDNVISWRNGIYNTDAKNPYDDFCKTFLNLPEDYNDKNGYKEGASILWKIFKNQYPVFNYKYTLNNGFNDERINTSRTQEFGDYSTQGLIGKETTIYNNDGTKTSSFKEGYQKPGVLETISLNDQKAKLDQLGILLEMMTYILSFISLFISTIIILLTTILIINENSQFIATMKVLGYTNRYVVGQVLWLYLAPLTFTIFTGFAIAWFSIYSVINAISSNSFIVIPFNFYYLWPILVIVIVMSIYLFTVLFGYRQISRVNPTLVLQINN, encoded by the coding sequence ATGAAAAAATCTAACTTAAGTTGACTAGTAATCAAGTCTGGTTTTAAAAACTCATTTAAAAACCCCTTGCAATTAATTGGGCTTAGTTTTTTAATAGCCATTAGTTTAATTGCTTGTCTTTTTATGAATGTTGCTTACCAACGGATTGAAAAAAATTATCATAATTTATCAACTCAATCTAATCTAAGAGATTTTATTGTTGATTCTCAAAAAAGCCCTAAAATATCATTTAACGAAAATGATATTATCGGTGGGGAGACAATTTTAAATTACTCAAATCAAGATTTATATCAACAGTATTTATTAAATGTAATATCTAACAAAGGTAAAAAGTTTGAAGAAGGTGAAATAAAAGGTAAGAACTTTTTTGATTGATCAAGAACAGAAAGTAGACTATTTACTAATATAAAGAATGGTGTGACAGAACTTAATATCAAGGGTGTTACCAAAACAAGTATAGTTAAAGTTAATGAACAAAAGGAGTTAGAGGAGCATATAAACGTTGATAAACTAGTGGTTTATTCAGGTCAAAATTTCTCTAATGATAAAAGTTTAGCTTTGCATCAAATAATAATTCAAGATACATTTGCTAAGAAAAACAATATTTTCTTAGGAGATATTATCAGATTAGTACCAGACCAATATGGAAATCAATTATTGGTGAAAAAAGATGTTCATGATTTACCATTCGGAATTGGTAAGGATATAAATGACCCTATAAATGGGATAGAAAAATCAGTTTATAAAAGTATAATGTGATTCCAAGTTATCGGAACAGGTTCATCAATTGATTTTGTGTATCCATCTATCAATAATACAAAATCATTACCCAATAATTCTAAGGAGATGATTGCCTACCTATCTCCAGAAGTTTTTGGATTAACTTTGGAAAGTATTTCAGAAGAATATTATCTTTATAGTTATAATTTTTCAAAAGCTAAACTAGTTGCAAACTCAGAAAGTGAACGTGAAATATATTTTTCAGGTTCTTTTATAGATAGAGAAAAAAACACCATTGAACAAATTTCTGCTTTTAATAATCAATGAGTTAAGAGTGGTAATATTTCAACTGACAATTTGAAACTTTTTTATTCAAATAAAGACCCTTCGTATAAATTTTTCTCAAGAGTAACAATCTTGAATAATGTTTTATATATTTATAAAGTATTATCAACTGTTACAACGGTTATTATTAGTTTGGTTTGTTTGTTTGTTACTGTTTTACTTATCAAAAAGCAACTCGCAGATACAAAAAGTAAGATGGGAACATTTAAAGCTTTGGGTTGCAGCAATATGAACCTAATAAATTTTTTCTTGATTACACCAATCATAGTCGCTTTGGGTGGTTTTATAATTGCTTATTTAATGATGGTTGGACTCCAAGAAGTATTTGTAAATGCCTTTTCGAGTTATTTCAATATAAGTTATGGAAAATTTACTTATTGTGCCGAATATGCCCCAGTAATCTTATTGGGGGCAATAGTGATTTTGGTTTTAATTTCTTTTTATAACGCATTTCTTGTTTTGAATAATAAAGCCATCGTTTTACTTGTTGGAGATTCATCACAAAAACTTTCTTGACTTGATAGGTTTTATAAAGGATTCTATAAAAAATCAAGTAAAAGCGCAAAACTACATGCTGCGCTAATGATTAGTTCTAAGGTTAAAGTGTTAGGTTCAACGTTGATTCTACTTATCTCGACAATCTTGATTTCATTTTCTGTAATGTTACCAACAATAGTTTCAAATAATAAAAAAGAATCATTTAAAGGTTTAAATTATCAAGATATTGTTGAATATACAAACCCAATTGCAAATAACCCATCGACTTTTTTGAAAACATATAACCCGAACAAAAAAGATGACTGAAGTTATTTAAATGGTAAGAATATTGTTGAAGACTTTAGTGAGTCAAATAAGAAAAAACAAAAATATATAACATCTTATCCTTTGATCGATATCGAAGGCAAACCAACTTATGATTTCAATAAAATATTAAAAGATTTAATAGTTGGTGATGTTAGTCGAAATTATTATTCATATAATATACCAATTGTTGAAAGTAACCCTGATTCTGAACTGGTGTTAAACGAATTATCAAAAAATAATTACGCTAACTGAAAAAACTTATCAATCAGGTATTTAGAACTCTTGGACAATATTTCTATACCAGATTCTAATAATTTCCCTGGACCTTATAAAGCAATAGCGTCGATACTTAATCAATGAAGTGACTATTCTGAATTAGTGAATATTGTTTATGAAAAATCAAATGAAGTAAAAGATACTATTGATCCAAAATATAAAAAACTAGCAGGTATTGCACTTTCTCAAAAGTTGATAAACTTTTATAAAAAAAGCATAAATGCATTACCTTTAAAAGTTAACTCTAACTTTATAAAAGATGGCGCATTGAGTGCAGAGTTGCTAGAAAAAATTGATTACAATACTCAAATTCTGACTATTGACGATTTTGATGTTATCAATAAGGAAGTTAAAACACCATTCAAATTTGCATCTACTGAAGATGTTGGTTTGTTGATTGATAATGCAAACACTAAATGAACAAAACTCTTGAAAGATTTCTTAAACGATTTCTCCTCAAAAACTAGTGAGTTATCATTTCAGGGAAAACCTATTTCAAATACAGATTTTGAGAATCTAAATATCGATGAGTTACAAGAAATCAATACATATTTGGTACTCTGATATTGAATTCATTTTGAAGGTAAGATAGGAACCTCTTTTATTCAATCTATATATCAAAAAGAAACAAGTCAAGTTCAAGACAATATGAAAAAAGCACTTCTAAAAAATGAAGATTACAACATCACCTATAATGTTGTTCCTTTTGATAAGGAAAACGACGAGTTAGGAACTATGTTGCATGGTGTTTTTGAAGTTGGTAATAGTAAAAATAATATAAATATTCTTGGTTTAGAACCTTCAACTAAGGCAGTCTCACTAATAGATTCACAAAATAGAGACATCAAAGAAAACTTATTTAAAAATCTTAATGATAATTATAAGGAGTACATACCAATAATTGTTAATCAAACTTTTGCTAAAAAACTCTCAGTTAATGTGAAAGATAATTTAGAAATAACTATAAATCAAAAGTTAATCACAAATAATTCAAATGAACCTATTTCACTTGAAGCGGTAAAAATGGGTATTCAAAATAAGAATGGTGATAATCAATATTTAACAGAGTATAACAAAAATTATTATGCATATAACGAGACAGATACTGGGTGGAGTACTAATGAATCTATAAAAACAGCAACTATTAGTGATAAAAGTATAGCTCCAAAATCACTATCTGAAATTAGTAATCAAACCGAAATACAAGAAGCTGCTTCTAAATCAAATATAAAATCATCGCTATTAAGTAGCCAAAAGAAATTTGTTGTAGTTGGTATACAAGATGGATATGGTGAACCTAAATCATGAATTTCTAATGAAAATGCCAATAAAATCCTTGGATATGATGAAGCTGAAAAGTTCTTTTTCAATAATTTCTTCATAAATGAATGATATAAAAAAGATGCTTTGAAAAACTTTGACAATATCGATATATTTGAAGATCTAACTCCTGAAAAATGAATTAATTGACTAACTTATTTCGATGATAATGTTATTTCTTGAAGAAACGGTATCTATAACACAGACGCTAAAAATCCTTATGATGACTTTTGTAAAACTTTCTTGAATTTACCAGAAGACTATAATGACAAAAACGGTTATAAAGAAGGGGCTTCAATTCTTTGAAAAATCTTTAAAAACCAATACCCCGTTTTCAATTACAAGTATACTTTGAATAACGGTTTCAATGATGAAAGGATAAATACTTCAAGAACACAAGAGTTTGGTGATTATAGTACTCAGGGACTTATTGGAAAAGAAACTACCATCTATAACAATGATGGTACTAAAACATCAAGTTTTAAAGAGGGTTATCAGAAACCCGGTGTTCTAGAAACTATCTCCTTAAATGATCAAAAAGCAAAATTAGACCAACTTGGAATTTTACTTGAAATGATGACTTACATTCTTAGTTTTATATCATTATTCATTTCGACAATTATAATTCTCTTAACAACTATTTTAATAATTAACGAAAACTCACAATTTATTGCAACTATGAAAGTACTAGGTTATACAAATAGATACGTAGTTGGACAAGTTTTGTGATTATACTTAGCACCTTTAACATTCACAATATTTACTGGATTTGCGATTGCTTGGTTCTCAATTTACTCGGTGATAAATGCAATTTCAAGTAATTCCTTTATTGTAATACCATTTAACTTTTATTATCTATGACCAATTTTAGTAATTGTGATAGTAATGTCTATTTATTTGTTTACCGTTCTATTTGGGTATAGACAAATTTCAAGGGTTAATCCAACATTAGTGTTGCAGATAAATAATTAG